In one window of Dermochelys coriacea isolate rDerCor1 chromosome 3, rDerCor1.pri.v4, whole genome shotgun sequence DNA:
- the ZBTB24 gene encoding zinc finger and BTB domain-containing protein 24 isoform X8, with translation MAEVITDSPEKLLVIHSKAHRDTILANFAEQRKKNFLCDITLIVEDVHFRAHKALLAASSEYFSMMFVDEGEISQSIYMLEGMVADTFGALLEFIYTGYLHSNEKSMEQILATAQLLKVNDLVWAHADYQTNHSPNNPLTSSSGASVVVFANDKKNGDPPKRKRGRPRKVKNAQEEKFGTTSVEDVQLRENNSVQNKQNFMKKVAAEETVASEQVPVRKEVEETEPACGSEAAVDLSAEKDENYDPKSQGIQSNQSRYSKRRIRRSIKLKDYKLVGDEDGKVLTKRTDRKRKRTGSEACCKECGKVFKYNHFLAIHQRSHTGERPFKCNECGKGFSQKHSLQVHERMHTGERPYTCTVCSKALTTKHSLLEHMSLHTGQKAFTCDQCGKYFSQKRQLKSHYRVHTGHSLPECNQCHRKFMDAAQLKKHLRTHTGEKPFTCEICGKSFTAKSSLQTHIRIHRCQPGYLSFLTPYRGEKPYSCGICGKCFSDSSAKRRHCILHTGKKPFSCPECHLQFARLDNLKSHLKIHSKEKQLQESSSSNSSEEVRNILQLQQYQLSTSGGQEIQLLVTDSVHNINFIPGHNQGISIVTAEDSQNMTTGQAANLTLLTQPPQQLQNLLLAAQQEQVEQIQSINMMENQIETTQSEQMHVITLSKEALAHLHAHQGQTEELHLAAGAQHMELTQEPSRQSHANQDAVQPHQISEEQNQNVHISESHPQSLSINHPSHEHQIQGSEAEFSNQDCRACSASSARICMA, from the exons ATGGCAGAAGTAATTACTGACTCTCCAGAGAAGCTGCTTGTTATCCACTCCAAGGCTCACAGAGATACCATTCTAGCTAATTTTGcagaacaaaggaaaaagaattttCTTTGTGATATCACTTTAATAGTAGAGGATGTGCACTTCAGAGCCCACAAAGCTTTACTTGCTGCCAGCAGCGAGTACTTTTCAATGATGTTTGTAGATGAGGGAGAGATAAGCCAGTCAATTTATATGTTGGAGGGAATGGTTGCAGACACTTTTGGTGCACTACTGGAATTTATCTACACAGGTTATCTCCATTCCAATGAAAAAAGTATGGAACAAATATTGGCAACTGCACAGCTCCTAAAAGTGAATGATTTAGTATGGGCACATGCAGATTATCAGACCAACCATAGCCCAAATAATCCTCTCACGTCTAGTAGTGGTGCTTCAGTAGTTGTCTTTGCAAATGACAAGAAAAATGGAGATCCACCAAAGCGAAAACGAGGAAGACCAAGAAAAGTCAAGAATGCTCAAGAGGAAAAATTTGGGACAACTTCTGTTGAAGATGTGCAGCTAAGAGAGAACAATTCagtgcaaaataaacaaaattttatGAAAAAAGTTGCAGCGGAAGAAACTGTTGCCAGTGAACAAGTTCCAGTAAGGAAAGAAGTGGAAGAAACTGAGCCAGCCTGTGGTTCAGAAGCTGCTGTAGATCTATCGGCTGAGAAGGATGAGAATTATGATCCTAAATCTCAAGGAATACAGAGCAATCAGAGTCGTTATAGCAAACGTAGGATACGGAGGTCTATCAAGCTAAAAGATTATAAACTTGTTGGTGATGAAGATGGAAAAGTATTGACAAAGAGAACTGATAGAAAAAGAAAACGCACAGGTTCTGAAGCTTGTTGCAAAGAATGTGGCAAAGTGTTTAAATATAATCACTTTTTAGCTATTCATCAGAGAAGTCATACAG GAGAACGCCCTTTTAAATGCAATGAATGTGGTAAAGGCTTTTCCCAGAAGCACTCTCTTCAGGTTCATGAGCGGATGCATACTGGAGAGCGACCATATACCTGTACTGTCTGTAGTAAAGCTTTAACAACAAAACATTCTCTTTTGGAACATATGAGCCTACACACAG gACAGAAGGCTTTTACGTGTGATCAGTGTGGAAAGTATTTTAGCCAAAAGAGACAACTGAAGAGTCATTACCGAGTGCACACAG GCCATTCATTGCCGGAATGTAACCAGTGTCATCGCAAATTCATGGATGCAGCTCAGTTAAAGAAACATCTAAGAACACATACAG gtGAGAAGCCATTTACTTGTGAAATCTGTGGCAAGTCATTCACAGCAAAAAGTTCTCTTCAGACTCACATAAGAATCCACAG gtgccaaccaggttatttgagcttcttaaccccttacag AGGGGAAAAGCCATATTCTTGTGGTATATGTGGAAAATGTTTCTCGGATTCCAGTGCAAAGAGGAGACACTGTATCTTACACACAGGCAAAAAGCCTTTCTCCTGCCCAGAGTGTCATTTGCAGTTTGCCCGCTTGGACAATTTGAAGTCTCATTTGAAAattcacagcaaagaaaaacagttGCAAGAATCAAGCAGCAGCAATAGCTCAGAGGAGGTCAGAAACATTCTTCAGCTGCAGCAATATCAACTGTCCACGTCTGGAGGACAAGAGATTCAATTGCTTGTCACAGATTCAGTACATAATATAAACTTTATACCTGGTCATAATCAAGGTATTAGTATTGTTACTGCTGAGGACTCCCAAAATATGACAACAGGCCAGGCTGCTAATCTTACACTACTCACTCAGCCACCACAACAGCTGCAGAACTTGCTTCttgcagcccagcaggaacaaGTAGAACAAATCCAAAGTATCAATATGATGGAGAACCAAATAGAGACTACACAATCTGAGCAAATGCATGTCATCACTCTTTCAAAGGAAGCACTAGCACATCTTCATGCCCATCAGGGGCAAACTGAAGAACTTCATCTagcagcaggagctcagcacATGGAGCTGACCCAGGAACCTAGTCGTCAGTCTCATGCTAACCAAGATGCAGTCCAGCCCCATCAAATTAGTGAAGAACAGAACCAAAATGTACACATTTCTGAATCTCATCCGCAATCTTTGTCCATAAACCACCCATCTCATGAGCATCAGATTCAAG
- the ZBTB24 gene encoding zinc finger and BTB domain-containing protein 24 isoform X3, protein MAEVITDSPEKLLVIHSKAHRDTILANFAEQRKKNFLCDITLIVEDVHFRAHKALLAASSEYFSMMFVDEGEISQSIYMLEGMVADTFGALLEFIYTGYLHSNEKSMEQILATAQLLKVNDLVWAHADYQTNHSPNNPLTSSSGASVVVFANDKKNGDPPKRKRGRPRKVKNAQEEKFGTTSVEDVQLRENNSVQNKQNFMKKVAAEETVASEQVPVRKEVEETEPACGSEAAVDLSAEKDENYDPKSQGIQSNQSRYSKRRIRRSIKLKDYKLVGDEDGKVLTKRTDRKRKRTGSEACCKECGKVFKYNHFLAIHQRSHTGERPFKCNECGKGFSQKHSLQVHERMHTGERPYTCTVCSKALTTKHSLLEHMSLHTGQKAFTCDQCGKYFSQKRQLKSHYRVHTGHSLPECNQCHRKFMDAAQLKKHLRTHTGEKPFTCEICGKSFTAKSSLQTHIRIHRCQPGYLSFLTPYRGEKPYSCGICGKCFSDSSAKRRHCILHTGKKPFSCPECHLQFARLDNLKSHLKIHSKEKQLQESSSSNSSEEVRNILQLQQYQLSTSGGQEIQLLVTDSVHNINFIPGHNQGISIVTAEDSQNMTTGQAANLTLLTQPPQQLQNLLLAAQQEQVEQIQSINMMENQIETTQSEQMHVITLSKEALAHLHAHQGQTEELHLAAGAQHMELTQEPSRQSHANQDAVQPHQISEEQNQNVHISESHPQSLSINHPSHEHQIQGTER, encoded by the exons ATGGCAGAAGTAATTACTGACTCTCCAGAGAAGCTGCTTGTTATCCACTCCAAGGCTCACAGAGATACCATTCTAGCTAATTTTGcagaacaaaggaaaaagaattttCTTTGTGATATCACTTTAATAGTAGAGGATGTGCACTTCAGAGCCCACAAAGCTTTACTTGCTGCCAGCAGCGAGTACTTTTCAATGATGTTTGTAGATGAGGGAGAGATAAGCCAGTCAATTTATATGTTGGAGGGAATGGTTGCAGACACTTTTGGTGCACTACTGGAATTTATCTACACAGGTTATCTCCATTCCAATGAAAAAAGTATGGAACAAATATTGGCAACTGCACAGCTCCTAAAAGTGAATGATTTAGTATGGGCACATGCAGATTATCAGACCAACCATAGCCCAAATAATCCTCTCACGTCTAGTAGTGGTGCTTCAGTAGTTGTCTTTGCAAATGACAAGAAAAATGGAGATCCACCAAAGCGAAAACGAGGAAGACCAAGAAAAGTCAAGAATGCTCAAGAGGAAAAATTTGGGACAACTTCTGTTGAAGATGTGCAGCTAAGAGAGAACAATTCagtgcaaaataaacaaaattttatGAAAAAAGTTGCAGCGGAAGAAACTGTTGCCAGTGAACAAGTTCCAGTAAGGAAAGAAGTGGAAGAAACTGAGCCAGCCTGTGGTTCAGAAGCTGCTGTAGATCTATCGGCTGAGAAGGATGAGAATTATGATCCTAAATCTCAAGGAATACAGAGCAATCAGAGTCGTTATAGCAAACGTAGGATACGGAGGTCTATCAAGCTAAAAGATTATAAACTTGTTGGTGATGAAGATGGAAAAGTATTGACAAAGAGAACTGATAGAAAAAGAAAACGCACAGGTTCTGAAGCTTGTTGCAAAGAATGTGGCAAAGTGTTTAAATATAATCACTTTTTAGCTATTCATCAGAGAAGTCATACAG GAGAACGCCCTTTTAAATGCAATGAATGTGGTAAAGGCTTTTCCCAGAAGCACTCTCTTCAGGTTCATGAGCGGATGCATACTGGAGAGCGACCATATACCTGTACTGTCTGTAGTAAAGCTTTAACAACAAAACATTCTCTTTTGGAACATATGAGCCTACACACAG gACAGAAGGCTTTTACGTGTGATCAGTGTGGAAAGTATTTTAGCCAAAAGAGACAACTGAAGAGTCATTACCGAGTGCACACAG GCCATTCATTGCCGGAATGTAACCAGTGTCATCGCAAATTCATGGATGCAGCTCAGTTAAAGAAACATCTAAGAACACATACAG gtGAGAAGCCATTTACTTGTGAAATCTGTGGCAAGTCATTCACAGCAAAAAGTTCTCTTCAGACTCACATAAGAATCCACAG gtgccaaccaggttatttgagcttcttaaccccttacag AGGGGAAAAGCCATATTCTTGTGGTATATGTGGAAAATGTTTCTCGGATTCCAGTGCAAAGAGGAGACACTGTATCTTACACACAGGCAAAAAGCCTTTCTCCTGCCCAGAGTGTCATTTGCAGTTTGCCCGCTTGGACAATTTGAAGTCTCATTTGAAAattcacagcaaagaaaaacagttGCAAGAATCAAGCAGCAGCAATAGCTCAGAGGAGGTCAGAAACATTCTTCAGCTGCAGCAATATCAACTGTCCACGTCTGGAGGACAAGAGATTCAATTGCTTGTCACAGATTCAGTACATAATATAAACTTTATACCTGGTCATAATCAAGGTATTAGTATTGTTACTGCTGAGGACTCCCAAAATATGACAACAGGCCAGGCTGCTAATCTTACACTACTCACTCAGCCACCACAACAGCTGCAGAACTTGCTTCttgcagcccagcaggaacaaGTAGAACAAATCCAAAGTATCAATATGATGGAGAACCAAATAGAGACTACACAATCTGAGCAAATGCATGTCATCACTCTTTCAAAGGAAGCACTAGCACATCTTCATGCCCATCAGGGGCAAACTGAAGAACTTCATCTagcagcaggagctcagcacATGGAGCTGACCCAGGAACCTAGTCGTCAGTCTCATGCTAACCAAGATGCAGTCCAGCCCCATCAAATTAGTGAAGAACAGAACCAAAATGTACACATTTCTGAATCTCATCCGCAATCTTTGTCCATAAACCACCCATCTCATGAGCATCAGATTCAAG
- the ZBTB24 gene encoding zinc finger and BTB domain-containing protein 24 isoform X7 encodes MAEVITDSPEKLLVIHSKAHRDTILANFAEQRKKNFLCDITLIVEDVHFRAHKALLAASSEYFSMMFVDEGEISQSIYMLEGMVADTFGALLEFIYTGYLHSNEKSMEQILATAQLLKVNDLVWAHADYQTNHSPNNPLTSSSGASVVVFANDKKNGDPPKRKRGRPRKVKNAQEEKFGTTSVEDVQLRENNSVQNKQNFMKKVAAEETVASEQVPVRKEVEETEPACGSEAAVDLSAEKDENYDPKSQGIQSNQSRYSKRRIRRSIKLKDYKLVGDEDGKVLTKRTDRKRKRTGSEACCKECGKVFKYNHFLAIHQRSHTGERPFKCNECGKGFSQKHSLQVHERMHTGERPYTCTVCSKALTTKHSLLEHMSLHTGQKAFTCDQCGKYFSQKRQLKSHYRVHTGEKPFTCEICGKSFTAKSSLQTHIRIHRGEKPYSCGICGKCFSDSSAKRRHCILHTGKKPFSCPECHLQFARLDNLKSHLKIHSKEKQLQESSSSNSSEEVRNILQLQQYQLSTSGGQEIQLLVTDSVHNINFIPGHNQGISIVTAEDSQNMTTGQAANLTLLTQPPQQLQNLLLAAQQEQVEQIQSINMMENQIETTQSEQMHVITLSKEALAHLHAHQGQTEELHLAAGAQHMELTQEPSRQSHANQDAVQPHQISEEQNQNVHISESHPQSLSINHPSHEHQIQGSEAEFSNQDCRACSASSARICMA; translated from the exons ATGGCAGAAGTAATTACTGACTCTCCAGAGAAGCTGCTTGTTATCCACTCCAAGGCTCACAGAGATACCATTCTAGCTAATTTTGcagaacaaaggaaaaagaattttCTTTGTGATATCACTTTAATAGTAGAGGATGTGCACTTCAGAGCCCACAAAGCTTTACTTGCTGCCAGCAGCGAGTACTTTTCAATGATGTTTGTAGATGAGGGAGAGATAAGCCAGTCAATTTATATGTTGGAGGGAATGGTTGCAGACACTTTTGGTGCACTACTGGAATTTATCTACACAGGTTATCTCCATTCCAATGAAAAAAGTATGGAACAAATATTGGCAACTGCACAGCTCCTAAAAGTGAATGATTTAGTATGGGCACATGCAGATTATCAGACCAACCATAGCCCAAATAATCCTCTCACGTCTAGTAGTGGTGCTTCAGTAGTTGTCTTTGCAAATGACAAGAAAAATGGAGATCCACCAAAGCGAAAACGAGGAAGACCAAGAAAAGTCAAGAATGCTCAAGAGGAAAAATTTGGGACAACTTCTGTTGAAGATGTGCAGCTAAGAGAGAACAATTCagtgcaaaataaacaaaattttatGAAAAAAGTTGCAGCGGAAGAAACTGTTGCCAGTGAACAAGTTCCAGTAAGGAAAGAAGTGGAAGAAACTGAGCCAGCCTGTGGTTCAGAAGCTGCTGTAGATCTATCGGCTGAGAAGGATGAGAATTATGATCCTAAATCTCAAGGAATACAGAGCAATCAGAGTCGTTATAGCAAACGTAGGATACGGAGGTCTATCAAGCTAAAAGATTATAAACTTGTTGGTGATGAAGATGGAAAAGTATTGACAAAGAGAACTGATAGAAAAAGAAAACGCACAGGTTCTGAAGCTTGTTGCAAAGAATGTGGCAAAGTGTTTAAATATAATCACTTTTTAGCTATTCATCAGAGAAGTCATACAG GAGAACGCCCTTTTAAATGCAATGAATGTGGTAAAGGCTTTTCCCAGAAGCACTCTCTTCAGGTTCATGAGCGGATGCATACTGGAGAGCGACCATATACCTGTACTGTCTGTAGTAAAGCTTTAACAACAAAACATTCTCTTTTGGAACATATGAGCCTACACACAG gACAGAAGGCTTTTACGTGTGATCAGTGTGGAAAGTATTTTAGCCAAAAGAGACAACTGAAGAGTCATTACCGAGTGCACACAG gtGAGAAGCCATTTACTTGTGAAATCTGTGGCAAGTCATTCACAGCAAAAAGTTCTCTTCAGACTCACATAAGAATCCACAG AGGGGAAAAGCCATATTCTTGTGGTATATGTGGAAAATGTTTCTCGGATTCCAGTGCAAAGAGGAGACACTGTATCTTACACACAGGCAAAAAGCCTTTCTCCTGCCCAGAGTGTCATTTGCAGTTTGCCCGCTTGGACAATTTGAAGTCTCATTTGAAAattcacagcaaagaaaaacagttGCAAGAATCAAGCAGCAGCAATAGCTCAGAGGAGGTCAGAAACATTCTTCAGCTGCAGCAATATCAACTGTCCACGTCTGGAGGACAAGAGATTCAATTGCTTGTCACAGATTCAGTACATAATATAAACTTTATACCTGGTCATAATCAAGGTATTAGTATTGTTACTGCTGAGGACTCCCAAAATATGACAACAGGCCAGGCTGCTAATCTTACACTACTCACTCAGCCACCACAACAGCTGCAGAACTTGCTTCttgcagcccagcaggaacaaGTAGAACAAATCCAAAGTATCAATATGATGGAGAACCAAATAGAGACTACACAATCTGAGCAAATGCATGTCATCACTCTTTCAAAGGAAGCACTAGCACATCTTCATGCCCATCAGGGGCAAACTGAAGAACTTCATCTagcagcaggagctcagcacATGGAGCTGACCCAGGAACCTAGTCGTCAGTCTCATGCTAACCAAGATGCAGTCCAGCCCCATCAAATTAGTGAAGAACAGAACCAAAATGTACACATTTCTGAATCTCATCCGCAATCTTTGTCCATAAACCACCCATCTCATGAGCATCAGATTCAAG
- the ZBTB24 gene encoding zinc finger and BTB domain-containing protein 24 isoform X2, with the protein MAEVITDSPEKLLVIHSKAHRDTILANFAEQRKKNFLCDITLIVEDVHFRAHKALLAASSEYFSMMFVDEGEISQSIYMLEGMVADTFGALLEFIYTGYLHSNEKSMEQILATAQLLKVNDLVWAHADYQTNHSPNNPLTSSSGASVVVFANDKKNGDPPKRKRGRPRKVKNAQEEKFGTTSVEDVQLRENNSVQNKQNFMKKVAAEETVASEQVPVRKEVEETEPACGSEAAVDLSAEKDENYDPKSQGIQSNQSRYSKRRIRRSIKLKDYKLVGDEDGKVLTKRTDRKRKRTGSEACCKECGKVFKYNHFLAIHQRSHTGERPFKCNECGKGFSQKHSLQVHERMHTGERPYTCTVCSKALTTKHSLLEHMSLHTGQKAFTCDQCGKYFSQKRQLKSHYRVHTGHSLPECNQCHRKFMDAAQLKKHLRTHTGEKPFTCEICGKSFTAKSSLQTHIRIHRGEKPYSCGICGKCFSDSSAKRRHCILHTGKKPFSCPECHLQFARLDNLKSHLKIHSKEKQLQESSSSNSSEEVRNILQLQQYQLSTSGGQEIQLLVTDSVHNINFIPGHNQGISIVTAEDSQNMTTGQAANLTLLTQPPQQLQNLLLAAQQEQVEQIQSINMMENQIETTQSEQMHVITLSKEALAHLHAHQGQTEELHLAAGAQHMELTQEPSRQSHANQDAVQPHQISEEQNQNVHISESHPQSLSINHPSHEHQIQGSEAEFSNQDCRACSASSARICMA; encoded by the exons ATGGCAGAAGTAATTACTGACTCTCCAGAGAAGCTGCTTGTTATCCACTCCAAGGCTCACAGAGATACCATTCTAGCTAATTTTGcagaacaaaggaaaaagaattttCTTTGTGATATCACTTTAATAGTAGAGGATGTGCACTTCAGAGCCCACAAAGCTTTACTTGCTGCCAGCAGCGAGTACTTTTCAATGATGTTTGTAGATGAGGGAGAGATAAGCCAGTCAATTTATATGTTGGAGGGAATGGTTGCAGACACTTTTGGTGCACTACTGGAATTTATCTACACAGGTTATCTCCATTCCAATGAAAAAAGTATGGAACAAATATTGGCAACTGCACAGCTCCTAAAAGTGAATGATTTAGTATGGGCACATGCAGATTATCAGACCAACCATAGCCCAAATAATCCTCTCACGTCTAGTAGTGGTGCTTCAGTAGTTGTCTTTGCAAATGACAAGAAAAATGGAGATCCACCAAAGCGAAAACGAGGAAGACCAAGAAAAGTCAAGAATGCTCAAGAGGAAAAATTTGGGACAACTTCTGTTGAAGATGTGCAGCTAAGAGAGAACAATTCagtgcaaaataaacaaaattttatGAAAAAAGTTGCAGCGGAAGAAACTGTTGCCAGTGAACAAGTTCCAGTAAGGAAAGAAGTGGAAGAAACTGAGCCAGCCTGTGGTTCAGAAGCTGCTGTAGATCTATCGGCTGAGAAGGATGAGAATTATGATCCTAAATCTCAAGGAATACAGAGCAATCAGAGTCGTTATAGCAAACGTAGGATACGGAGGTCTATCAAGCTAAAAGATTATAAACTTGTTGGTGATGAAGATGGAAAAGTATTGACAAAGAGAACTGATAGAAAAAGAAAACGCACAGGTTCTGAAGCTTGTTGCAAAGAATGTGGCAAAGTGTTTAAATATAATCACTTTTTAGCTATTCATCAGAGAAGTCATACAG GAGAACGCCCTTTTAAATGCAATGAATGTGGTAAAGGCTTTTCCCAGAAGCACTCTCTTCAGGTTCATGAGCGGATGCATACTGGAGAGCGACCATATACCTGTACTGTCTGTAGTAAAGCTTTAACAACAAAACATTCTCTTTTGGAACATATGAGCCTACACACAG gACAGAAGGCTTTTACGTGTGATCAGTGTGGAAAGTATTTTAGCCAAAAGAGACAACTGAAGAGTCATTACCGAGTGCACACAG GCCATTCATTGCCGGAATGTAACCAGTGTCATCGCAAATTCATGGATGCAGCTCAGTTAAAGAAACATCTAAGAACACATACAG gtGAGAAGCCATTTACTTGTGAAATCTGTGGCAAGTCATTCACAGCAAAAAGTTCTCTTCAGACTCACATAAGAATCCACAG AGGGGAAAAGCCATATTCTTGTGGTATATGTGGAAAATGTTTCTCGGATTCCAGTGCAAAGAGGAGACACTGTATCTTACACACAGGCAAAAAGCCTTTCTCCTGCCCAGAGTGTCATTTGCAGTTTGCCCGCTTGGACAATTTGAAGTCTCATTTGAAAattcacagcaaagaaaaacagttGCAAGAATCAAGCAGCAGCAATAGCTCAGAGGAGGTCAGAAACATTCTTCAGCTGCAGCAATATCAACTGTCCACGTCTGGAGGACAAGAGATTCAATTGCTTGTCACAGATTCAGTACATAATATAAACTTTATACCTGGTCATAATCAAGGTATTAGTATTGTTACTGCTGAGGACTCCCAAAATATGACAACAGGCCAGGCTGCTAATCTTACACTACTCACTCAGCCACCACAACAGCTGCAGAACTTGCTTCttgcagcccagcaggaacaaGTAGAACAAATCCAAAGTATCAATATGATGGAGAACCAAATAGAGACTACACAATCTGAGCAAATGCATGTCATCACTCTTTCAAAGGAAGCACTAGCACATCTTCATGCCCATCAGGGGCAAACTGAAGAACTTCATCTagcagcaggagctcagcacATGGAGCTGACCCAGGAACCTAGTCGTCAGTCTCATGCTAACCAAGATGCAGTCCAGCCCCATCAAATTAGTGAAGAACAGAACCAAAATGTACACATTTCTGAATCTCATCCGCAATCTTTGTCCATAAACCACCCATCTCATGAGCATCAGATTCAAG
- the ZBTB24 gene encoding zinc finger and BTB domain-containing protein 24 isoform X15, whose amino-acid sequence MAEVITDSPEKLLVIHSKAHRDTILANFAEQRKKNFLCDITLIVEDVHFRAHKALLAASSEYFSMMFVDEGEISQSIYMLEGMVADTFGALLEFIYTGYLHSNEKSMEQILATAQLLKVNDLVWAHADYQTNHSPNNPLTSSSGASVVVFANDKKNGDPPKRKRGRPRKVKNAQEEKFGTTSVEDVQLRENNSVQNKQNFMKKVAAEETVASEQVPVRKEVEETEPACGSEAAVDLSAEKDENYDPKSQGIQSNQSRYSKRRIRRSIKLKDYKLVGDEDGKVLTKRTDRKRKRTGSEACCKECGKVFKYNHFLAIHQRSHTGERPFKCNECGKGFSQKHSLQVHERMHTGERPYTCTVCSKALTTKHSLLEHMSLHTGQKAFTCDQCGKYFSQKRQLKSHYRVHTGHSLPECNQCHRKFMDAAQLKKHLRTHTGEKPFTCEICGKSFTAKSSLQTHIRIHRLLPYYRMSIFTLPKTCMIFIKLSESLICNF is encoded by the exons ATGGCAGAAGTAATTACTGACTCTCCAGAGAAGCTGCTTGTTATCCACTCCAAGGCTCACAGAGATACCATTCTAGCTAATTTTGcagaacaaaggaaaaagaattttCTTTGTGATATCACTTTAATAGTAGAGGATGTGCACTTCAGAGCCCACAAAGCTTTACTTGCTGCCAGCAGCGAGTACTTTTCAATGATGTTTGTAGATGAGGGAGAGATAAGCCAGTCAATTTATATGTTGGAGGGAATGGTTGCAGACACTTTTGGTGCACTACTGGAATTTATCTACACAGGTTATCTCCATTCCAATGAAAAAAGTATGGAACAAATATTGGCAACTGCACAGCTCCTAAAAGTGAATGATTTAGTATGGGCACATGCAGATTATCAGACCAACCATAGCCCAAATAATCCTCTCACGTCTAGTAGTGGTGCTTCAGTAGTTGTCTTTGCAAATGACAAGAAAAATGGAGATCCACCAAAGCGAAAACGAGGAAGACCAAGAAAAGTCAAGAATGCTCAAGAGGAAAAATTTGGGACAACTTCTGTTGAAGATGTGCAGCTAAGAGAGAACAATTCagtgcaaaataaacaaaattttatGAAAAAAGTTGCAGCGGAAGAAACTGTTGCCAGTGAACAAGTTCCAGTAAGGAAAGAAGTGGAAGAAACTGAGCCAGCCTGTGGTTCAGAAGCTGCTGTAGATCTATCGGCTGAGAAGGATGAGAATTATGATCCTAAATCTCAAGGAATACAGAGCAATCAGAGTCGTTATAGCAAACGTAGGATACGGAGGTCTATCAAGCTAAAAGATTATAAACTTGTTGGTGATGAAGATGGAAAAGTATTGACAAAGAGAACTGATAGAAAAAGAAAACGCACAGGTTCTGAAGCTTGTTGCAAAGAATGTGGCAAAGTGTTTAAATATAATCACTTTTTAGCTATTCATCAGAGAAGTCATACAG GAGAACGCCCTTTTAAATGCAATGAATGTGGTAAAGGCTTTTCCCAGAAGCACTCTCTTCAGGTTCATGAGCGGATGCATACTGGAGAGCGACCATATACCTGTACTGTCTGTAGTAAAGCTTTAACAACAAAACATTCTCTTTTGGAACATATGAGCCTACACACAG gACAGAAGGCTTTTACGTGTGATCAGTGTGGAAAGTATTTTAGCCAAAAGAGACAACTGAAGAGTCATTACCGAGTGCACACAG GCCATTCATTGCCGGAATGTAACCAGTGTCATCGCAAATTCATGGATGCAGCTCAGTTAAAGAAACATCTAAGAACACATACAG gtGAGAAGCCATTTACTTGTGAAATCTGTGGCAAGTCATTCACAGCAAAAAGTTCTCTTCAGACTCACATAAGAATCCACAG GTTGTTACCTTATTACAGAATGAGCATCTTTACACTACCCAAGACGtgcatgatttttattaaattgagtgaatCTCTGATATGCAACTTTTAA